A single window of Trachemys scripta elegans isolate TJP31775 chromosome 18, CAS_Tse_1.0, whole genome shotgun sequence DNA harbors:
- the PIPOX gene encoding peroxisomal sarcosine oxidase produces the protein MAAAGEPHSSFYDTIVVGAGIQGSFTAYHLAKRGRETLLLEQFPLPHSRGSSHGQSRIIRHAYPQEHYARMMAESYRLWEQLEAEAGVPLYRQTGLLVLGANTNPEFQHWCRTLAQHDIPGELFTTESLHERFPGIRPYCGEVGVSDRTAGVLSADRALRAVQDGVRRCGGALSDGEKVTDIKPGVVVTVTTSGGVYQAKSLVITAGPWANKLLAPLGLQLPLQTLRINVCYWKEKVPGAYGVSANFPCFLALRTPHHIYGLPSNEYPGLVKICYHAGSPADPEERDRPPEASALPDIQILQDFVNKYLPGLVPEPAVVEHCMYTNTPDEDFVLDRHPKFSNIVIGAGFSGHGFKLAPVVGKLLCQLSVGEEPSYAMEPFRIRRFPALPAAAL, from the exons ATGGCGGCTGCGGGTGAGCCCCACAGCTCCTTCTACGACACCATCGTGGTGGGGGCCGGGATCCAGGGGTCCTTCACTGCCTACCACCTGGCCAAACGGGGCAGAGAGACCCTCCTGCTGGAACAG TTCCCCCTGCCTCACTCCCGAGGCAGCTCCCATGGCCAGAGCCGGATAATCCGCCACGCCTACCCCCAGGAGCACTACGCGCGGATGATGGCAGAGAGCTACCGCCTGTGGGAGCAGCTGGAAGCCGAGGCTGGCGTCCCCCTGTACAG GCAGACGGGGCTGCTGGTTCTGGGGGCCAACACCAACCCCGAGTTCCAGCACTGGTGCCGGACCTTGGCACAGCACGACATCCCCGGCGAGCTGTTCACCACGGAGTCACTGCATGAGCGCTTCCCCGGCATCCGGCCCTACTGCGGGGAGGTGGGCGTGTCCGACCGCACTGCAGGGGTCCTCTCCGCGGACAGGGCACTCCGGGCTGTGCAG GACGGGGTCCGGCGGTGCGGGGGAGCCCTGAGCGACGGGGAGAAGGTGACTGACATCAAGCCGGGGGTCGTGGTTACCGTGACAACCAGCGGAGGGGTGTACCAAGCCAAGAGTCTGGTGATTACAGCCGGCCCTTGGGCCAATAAGCTCCTGGCCccgctggggctgcagctgcctcTCCAG acgCTGCGCATCAACGTCTGCTACTGGAAGGAGAAGGTCCCCGGAGCTTATGGGGTCTCAGCAAATTTTCCCTGCTTCCTGGCCCTCCGCACCCCCCACCACATCTACGGGCTGCCCTCCAACGAGTACCCAGGACTGGTGAAG ATCTGCTATCACGCTGGCAGCCCGGCAGACCCCGAGGAGCGTGACCGGCCGCCCGAGGCCTCGGCCCTGCCCGACATCCAGATCCTCCAGGACTTCGTCAACAAATACCTGCCAGGGCTGGTGCCGGAGCCGGCCGTGGTGGAGCACTGCATGTACACG AACACCCCAGATGAAGACTTCGTTCTGGATCGGCACCCTAAGTTCAGCAACATCGTCATTGGGGCGGGGTTCTCGG GCCATGGGTTCAAGCTGGCGCCAGTGGTCGGGAAGCTCTTGTGCCAGCTCAGCGTGGGGGAGGAGCCGTCCTACGCCATGGAGCCGTTTCGCATCCGCcgcttcccagccctgcccgccGCTGCCCTGTAG